A stretch of Bradyrhizobium sp. AZCC 2262 DNA encodes these proteins:
- the ybgF gene encoding tol-pal system protein YbgF, translating to MSSRFLNAVSAAAVIAMLGLSTQSSLAQITFPWERSPQGAPQAPAQSDDADLEMRIQRLENQLRQLTGQNEELQYRNRQLEDRLRQLGAAPPAPGGQPPQPSVAAAPPPVQSGPPQGQQGYPQQGYPQQGPRQQQGYPQAQPGYDQQPQIASPAPIAQDPAASQAGGRRRGDAFDPGQNPNAPGAPRALGGGQMPVSNEASVGAPGGRAPGEPLNLGGPPPAAAAPPQRGPGPGASAALTTLPPGATSKDEFDLGIGYMQRKDYALAEETMKNFAQKYPSDPLIADSQYWLGESYFQRQQYRDAAEAFLGVTTKFDKSGKAPDALLRLGQSLAALKEKEAACAALGEVTRKYPRASAGVKAAVDREQKRVKC from the coding sequence TCGCACAGATCACGTTTCCGTGGGAGCGTTCTCCGCAAGGTGCCCCGCAGGCTCCGGCCCAGTCCGACGACGCCGACCTGGAAATGCGGATCCAGCGGCTGGAAAACCAGCTTCGGCAACTGACCGGCCAGAACGAGGAACTACAGTACCGTAACCGCCAGCTCGAGGATCGACTGCGCCAGCTTGGCGCCGCACCGCCGGCGCCGGGTGGCCAGCCGCCGCAGCCCAGCGTGGCCGCGGCGCCGCCTCCCGTTCAGTCCGGCCCGCCGCAGGGGCAACAGGGCTATCCGCAACAAGGTTATCCGCAGCAGGGGCCTCGCCAGCAGCAGGGCTATCCGCAGGCCCAGCCCGGCTACGACCAGCAACCGCAGATCGCCTCGCCCGCGCCGATCGCACAGGACCCGGCAGCTTCGCAGGCGGGCGGCCGCCGCCGCGGCGACGCCTTCGACCCCGGCCAGAACCCCAACGCCCCCGGCGCGCCGCGCGCGCTCGGCGGCGGCCAGATGCCGGTCTCGAATGAAGCTTCCGTCGGCGCCCCGGGCGGCCGCGCGCCTGGCGAGCCGCTCAATCTCGGCGGGCCGCCGCCCGCTGCAGCCGCACCGCCACAGCGCGGCCCCGGGCCCGGCGCCAGCGCCGCGCTTACCACGTTGCCGCCCGGCGCCACGTCGAAGGACGAATTCGATCTCGGCATCGGCTACATGCAGCGCAAGGACTATGCGCTGGCCGAAGAGACCATGAAGAACTTTGCGCAGAAATATCCGAGCGATCCGCTGATCGCGGATTCGCAATACTGGCTCGGCGAAAGCTATTTTCAGCGCCAGCAATATCGCGACGCCGCCGAGGCGTTCCTCGGCGTGACCACCAAGTTCGACAAGTCGGGCAAGGCGCCCGACGCCCTGCTGCGGCTCGGCCAGTCGCTGGCGGCGCTGAAGGAAAAGGAAGCCGCCTGCGCCGCGCTCGGCGAGGTGACGCGGAAATATCCGCGCGCATCGGCCGGCGTCAAAGCCGCCGTCGATCGTGAGCAGAAGCGGGTTAAGTGCTAA